One stretch of Narcine bancroftii isolate sNarBan1 chromosome 8, sNarBan1.hap1, whole genome shotgun sequence DNA includes these proteins:
- the LOC138741363 gene encoding ras-like GTP-binding protein RHO, with protein sequence MSLRRKLVIVGDGGCGKTSLLFVLSRDEFPEGYVPTIFDTYVADIVVNEKRVELALWDTAGQEDYDRLRPLSYPDTHIILVCFSVDSPDSLWNIPEKWMPEVRHFCPGVPVVLVGNKKDLRSDERIKRELARSKKEPVRWEDGHTVAEKIGAYAYLECSAKTKEGVWEVFETATRATLNRTESRCFNGACCTMM encoded by the coding sequence ATGAGTTTGAGAAGGAAACTGGTGATCGTTGGAGATGGGGGTTGTGGTAAGACCAGCCTGCTGTTTGTATTAAGCCGTGACGAGTTCCCTGAAGGTTACGTTCCTACCATCTTTGACACATACGTGGCAGATATTGTGGTGAATGAGAAGCGGGTGGAGCTGGCATTGTGGGATACTGCGGGGCAGGAGGACTACGACCGTCTGCGGCCCCTCTCCTACCCCGACACCCACATCATCCTGGTCTGCTTCTCGGTCGACAGCCCCGACTCCCTGTGGAATATCCCAGAGAAGTGGATGCCTGAGGTCAGGCACTTCTGTCCTGGGGTACCCGTGGTGTTGGTGGGCAACAAAAAGGACCTGCGGAGTGATGAGAGGATCAAGCGAGAGCTGGCGCGGAGCAAGAAGGAGCCAGTGAGGTGGGAGGATGGCCACACCGTGGCGGAGAAGATAGGTGCCTATGCCTACCTGGAATGCTCAGCCAAGACGAAGGAAGGTGTCTGGGAGGTGTTCGAAACGGCCACACGGGCCACTTTGAATCGCACGGAATCAAGGTGCTTCAACGGCGCTTGTTGTACAATGATGTAG
- the LOC138741364 gene encoding ras-like GTP-binding protein RHO: protein MATVRRKLVVVGDGGCGKTSLLFVLSRDEFPEDYVPTVFETYVADIEVNQKQVELALWDTAGQEDYDRLRPLSYPDTHVILVCFSVGSPDSLWNIPEKWMPEVRHFCPGVPVVLVGNKKDLRSDERTRRELAWSKKEPVRWEEGQAMAEKIGAHAYLECSAKTKEGVWEVFEMATRATLKETQMGCFDCQCILL from the coding sequence ATGGCAACTGTGAGGAGGAAGCTGGTGGTGGTTGGAGATGGGGGCTGCGGCAAGACCAGCCTGCTCTTTGTATTGAGCCGGGATGAGTTCCCTGAAGATTATGTCCCCACTGTCTTTGAGACCTACGTGGCAGACATTGAGGTGAACCAGAAACAGGTGGAGCTGGCTCTGTGGGACACAGCGGGGCAGGAGGACTACGATCGCCTGCGACCCCTCTCCTACCCTGATACCCACGTCATCCTGGTCTGCTTCTCGGTCGGCAGCCCTGACTCCCTGTGGAACATTCCAGAGAAGTGGATGCCTGAGGTCAGGCACTTCTGCCCTGGGGTACCTGTGGTGTTGGTGGGCAACAAGAAGGACCTGAGGAGCGATGAGAGGACCAGGCGGGAGCTGGCATGGAGCAAGAAGGAGCCGGTGAGGTGGGAGGAGGGCCAAGCCATGGCGGAGAAGATCGGCGCCCACGCCTACCTGGAATGTTCAGCCAAGACGAAGGAGGGTGTCTGGGAGGTGTTCGAGATGGCCACACGGGCCACTTTGAAGGAGACCCAGATGGGATGCTTTGACTGCCAGTGCATCTTGCTGTAA